In Oryza glaberrima chromosome 8, OglaRS2, whole genome shotgun sequence, the following are encoded in one genomic region:
- the LOC127782712 gene encoding wall-associated receptor kinase 5-like: MDVTTAVVSLSLRRFVTAAAVAVAAAVVALQLQLLAGAAAAANNCTRRCGDIELEYPFGVQAGCYHPGFNLTCNHSYHPPRLFLGDGTVQVLGISIPNATVRINSSVITLYDDDDDDDRSKDVAWRWWGKGLSNTGPYFLSESKSLLALVGCNAQVDVMIPAAAADRRNQTVVGSCTAICPPSTSDNLTIGAADDDVCSGIGCCQTNIMLGYPSYLIQMKVLEGKHLPILFVYMIDQGFNFSMDVFFGKHPRGLPASLDWIISNSTSTCPRNASAPECRSAHSSCRDSVANAHQGYRCECSHGYQGNPYIIDGCYDIDECSSPDIYPCYGNCKNKPGGYDCDCLEGFKGNATLLKGCEDIDECADPILYPCYGTCINIPGSFHCRCENGTYGDPFKKGGCIPSKNSISGSTIALIVCGGSIVLFLVIASPFVIHLQKATNNFDRTRQVGAGGHGIVFKGIIGLNVVAIKKSKIVVQREISEFINEVVILSQVNHRNVVKLLGCCLETEVPLLVYEFISNGTLYHHLHIEGPVSLSWDDRLRIALEVARALSYLHSASSMPIYHRDIKSANILLDDSLTAKVSDFGASKYTPVEQSEITTAIQGTIGYLDPMYYYTGRLTDKSDVFSFGVLLVELLTRKKPIADMFDNGDNLISYFIKLLSKGNLVDILDPQVKMEEGGEVHEVATLAAICTKLKGDERPSMREVEMTLENIVLKKGPSRRGNTSLCRPDENGNSALQTLIEGVTTEASRQYSMELEMLSSSFPR, encoded by the exons ATGGATGTAACGACGGCAGTAGTAAGCCTAAGCCTCAGGAGATttgtgacggcggcggctgtagcagtagcagcagcagtagtagccctccagctgcagctgctggccggggcggcggcggcggcgaacaacTGCACGAGGCGCTGCGGCGACATCGAGTTGGAGTACCCGTTCGGCGTGCAGGCCGGGTGCTACCACCCAGGCTTCAACCTCACCTGCAACCACTCCTACCACCCGCCGAGGCTGTTCCTCGGCGACGGCACGGTGCAGGTGCTCGGCATCTCCATCCCCAACGCCACGGTGCGCATCAACAGCAGCGTCATAACCctctacgacgacgacgacgacgacgaccgaagCAAGGATGtggcgtggcggtggtggggcaAGGGCCTGTCGAACACCGGGCCCTACTTCCTCTCGGAGTCCAAGAGCCTCCTGGCGTTGGTAGGCTGCAACGCGCAGGTGGACGTGATgattccggccgccgccgccgatcgccggAACCAGACGGTGGTCGGCTCCTGCACCGCGATCTGCCCGCCGTCGACCTCCGATAACTTGACGATCGGCGCAGCCGACGACGATGTTTGCTCGGGCATTGGCTGTTGCCAGACAAACATCATGTTGGGATATCCATCCTATCTCATCCAGATGAAGGTGCTGGAGGGGAAGCACCTTCCCATTCTATTTGTCTACATGATTGATCAGGGATTCAATTTCTCTATGGATGTCTTCTTCGGTAAACATCCTCGAGGGCTTCCAGCGTCGCTGGACTGGATCATCAGTAACTCGACGAGTACATGTCCCCGGAACGCATCTGCCCCTGAATGTCGCAGTGCCCACAGCTCTTGCCGAGACTCCGTTGCTAATGCGCATCAGGGGTATCGCTGCGAGTGCTCCCATGGTTATCAAGGCAATCCGTACATTATCGATGGATGCTATG ATATCGATGAGTGTAGTTCTCCTGATATCTACCCGTGTTACGGCAATTGTAAGAACAAACCAGGAGGATATGACTGCGACTGTCTTGAAGGCTTCAAAGGCAATGCCACCCTGCTTAAAGGATGCGAAG ACATTGACGAGTGTGCGGATCCAATATTGTACCCGTGCTATGGAACGTGCATAAATATTCCTGGATCGTTCCATTGTCGATGTGAAAATGGAACCTACGGGGATCCCTTCAAAAAAGGCGGATGCATCCCATCCAAGAATTCTATTTCAG GGTCAACCATAGCTCTAATAGTTTGTGGTGGATCAATTGTTCTATTTCTAGTGATTGCTAGTCCATTCGTAATTC ATCTACAAAAGGCCACAAACAATTTTGATAGAACTCGTCAGGTCGGTGCTGGTGGGCATGGCATTGTGTTTAAAGGAATTATAGGCCTAAATGTTGTTGCCATAAAAAAATCGAAGATCGTAGTTCAGAGAGAAATCAGTGAATTCATAAATGAAGTCGTGATCCTTTCTCAAGTCAACCACAGAAACGTGGTAAAGCTTCTAGGATGTTGCCTTGAAACGGAAGTCCCATTGTTGGTTTACGAATTCATTTCAAATGGGACCCTTTATCATCATCTACATATCGAGGGTCCGGTATCACTATCATGGGATGACAGACTAAGGATTGCACTTGAGGTAGCTAGAGCATTGTCCTATCTACACTCAGCTTCTTCAATGCCAATTTATCATAGAGATATTAAGTCCGCCAATATACTTCTTGATGATAGTTTAACTGCGAAGGTGTCAGATTTTGGGGCTTCAAAGTACACCCCAGTAGAACAATCAGAAATAACCACAGCTATTCAGGGTACAATTGGATACTTAGATCCTATGTACTATTACACTGGTCGACTAACAGACAAGAGCGATGTTTTCAGTTTTGGAGTTCTTCTTGTGGAATTGTTAACTCGAAAAAAACCTATTGCCGATATGTTTGATAATGGAGACAACCTTATTTCGTATTTCATCAAACTGCTCTCAAAAGGAAACCTTGTCGATATATTAGATCCTCAAGTCAAGATGGAGGAAGGTGGAGAAGTCCATGAAGTAGCTACACTAGCAGCAATTTGTACTAAATTGAAAGGAGATGAGCGGCCATCAATGAGGGAGGTAGAGATGACACTGGAAAACATAGTTTTGAAAAAGGGCCCATCCCGTAGAGGTAATACTTCTTTATGTAGACCCGATGAAAATGGAAATTCAGCTCTTCAAACGCTGATTGAAGGAGTTACCACAGAAGCAAGTAGACAATACAGTATGGAGTTGGAAATGTTGTCATCAAGCTTTCCTCGATAA